The genomic region ATGATATTAAAGCTGAAGTAATAATGATACCAGATAAAATTAAAGAACAAATGAAATAAATAATACGAGGTAATAATTATGGAAGATAAAATTGAAAAATTACAAAAAATGTATAATGAGAGTAATAATATAGTCTTTTTTGGTGGTGCAGGAGTTTCAACAGAAAGTGGAATACCAGATTTTAGAAGTGTAGATGGATTATATAATCAAAAATATGATTATCCGCCAGAAACTATACTATCTCATAGTTTTTTTGTAAAACACCC from Oceanivirga salmonicida harbors:
- a CDS encoding Sir2 family NAD-dependent protein deacetylase, encoding MEDKIEKLQKMYNESNNIVFFGGAGVSTESGIPDFRSVDGLYNQKYDYPPETILSHSFFVKHPNEFYKFYKEKLIVHGVLPNLAHTSLAKMEKKGKLKVVITQ